One segment of Theobroma cacao cultivar B97-61/B2 chromosome 9, Criollo_cocoa_genome_V2, whole genome shotgun sequence DNA contains the following:
- the LOC18588615 gene encoding uncharacterized protein LOC18588615, translating to MSKRDGRDSSVPYAALPSNPNQQNVIVLPVYYSRPNQNYRCLRRCLIFTGIVVLLSAAVFFLYPSDPTLQLVRLQLNDVRVNSSPALTLDLSFSLTIRVRNRDFFSLDYDKLVVSVGYRGRELGVVSSEGGRVRARGSSYVNATLDLNGFEVVHDVIYLIADWAKGVIPFDTNTKVDGDLGLFLFKVPIKAEVSCEVYVNTNNQTIVRQDCYAE from the exons ATGTCGAAACGGGACGGACGGGATTCGTCCGTACCGTACGCCGCTCTCCCCTCAAACCCTAACCAGCAAAACGTCATCGTTTTACCAGTTTATTACAGCCGCCCGAACCAAAACTACCGTTGTCTCCGCCGTTGCCTCATCTTCACCGGCATTGTCGTCCTCCTCTCCGCCGCCGTATTCTTCCTGTACCCTTCCGATCCAACTCTCCAACTCGTCCGACTCCAACTCAACGACGTCCGAGTCAACTCGTCGCCCGCACTTACCCTCgacctctctttttctttgaccATCAGGGTCCGTAACAGGgacttcttttctttggacTATGACAAGCTTGTCGTTTCGGTTGGGTATAGAGGGAGGGAGCTTGGGGTGGTGAGTTCGGAAGGAGGGCGTGTGAGAGCTAGAGGGAGCTCCTACGTGAACGCCACGCTTGATTTGAATGGGTTTGAGGTGGTTCACGATGTGATTTATTTGATTGCGGATTGGGCCAAAGGGGTTATTCCCTTTGATACTAATACTAAGGTTGATGGAGATCTTGGTCTTTTCCTCTTTAAAGTTCCCATCAAG GCAGAAGTATCATGTGAGGTATATGTAAATACAAATAACCAGACAATTGTTCGTCAGGATTGCTATGCGGAG TAA
- the LOC18588620 gene encoding casein kinase I homolog 1 — translation MPDLRGGIRRSKRINDNQESPAALVPTARRGAASRGRGRGRRAMNQDDNGKLVGPAACGRGCTGLNLPVRQVVEKSAERLVAVEEEGSTSSLPERVQLGNSPVYKLDRKLGKGGFGQVYVGRRISGGTGCSGPDAFEVALKFEHRNGKGCSSGPPYEWQVYSTLNGCYGLPLVHYKGQLGDYYILVMDMLGPSLWDVWNSSNQMLTEEMVACIAVEAISILEQLHHKGFVHGDVKPENFLLGQPGTSNEKKLYLIDLGLASRWKETASGRHVDYDQKPDVFRGTVRYASVHAHLGRTGSRRDDLESLAYTLIFLLRGKLPWQGYIGENKGFLVCKKKMATSPEMLCYLCPPPFQQFLEIVTNMKFDEEPNYSKLISLFHNSIDFTSSIRPIQIDGAIKAGQKRGRSLAELEDGEQLKKKIRLGAPASQWISIYNSRTSMKQRYHYNVMDSRLNQHVEKGREDGLYISCVASSLNLWAIVMDAGTGFTAQVFKLSPIFLHKEWIMEQWDKNFYITSVAGAGNGSALVVMSKGTPYTQQSYKVSDVFPFKWINKKWKEGFSVTSMTTAGSKWGIVMSRNAGYPSQVVELDFLYPSEGIHRRWEKGYRITSAAATQDQAAFILSAPKRKSQDIMQETLRTTAFPSTHVKDKWLKNLYISSICYGRTVS, via the exons ATGCCAGATTTGAGAGGTGGAATTAGACGATCAAAGAGGATCAATGACAACCAGGAGAGCCCTGCTGCCTTAGTTCCAACTGCTCGGCGTGGTGCTG CTAGTAGAGGTAGAGGTAGAGGGCGCAGAGCAATGAATCAAGATGACAATGGCAAGCTTGTTGGTCCTGCTGCCTGTGGCAGGGGTTGCACTGGATTAAACTTGCCAGTGAGGCAGGTAGTTGAGAAAAGTGCAGAAAGACTGGTTGCTGTCGAGGAAGAAGGAAGCACTAGTTCACTTCCTGAAAGG GTTCAGCTTGGTAACTCCCCTGTGTACAAGTTAGATAGAAAGCTGGGCAAAGGGGGTTTTGGACAAGTTTATGTTGGAAGAAGGATCTCTGGTGGCACAGGGTGCAGTGGGCCTGATGCCTTTGAG GTTGCTTTGAAATTTGAACATCGAAATGGTAAAGGATGTAGTTCTGGTCCTCCTTATGAGTGGCAAGTGTATAG CACTCTCAATGGTTGTTATGGACTTCCCTTGGTTCATTACAAAGGTCAACTAGGAGACTACTACATTCTA GTCATGGATATGCTGGGTCCAAGTTTATGGGATGTTTGGAACTCAAGCAACCAGAT GCTGACTGAAGAGATGGTTGCTTGTATAGCAGTGGAGGCAATATCAATTCTTGAGCAGCTTCATCACAAAGG TTTTGTACATGGAGATGTTAAGCCCGAGAACTTTTTGCTTGGCCAGCCTGGGACCTCGAATGAGAAGAAGTTATATCTAATTGATCTTGGTTTGG CTTCAAGATGGAAGGAGACAGCTTCTGGACGTCATGTTGATTATGACCAAAAGCCTGATGTCTTTAG gGGAACTGTACGTTATGCAAGTGTACACGCTCATTTGGGTAGGACAGGGAGTCGAAGGGATGACCTTGAGTCATTGGCTTATACACTGATATTTCTACTTAGAGGAAAGCTTCCCTGGCAAGGTTACATT GGGGAGAACAAAGGATTTCTTGTTTGTAAAAAGAAGATGGCAACTTCTCCTGAGATGCTTTGTTACTTATGTCCTCCTCCTTTTCAACAGTTTCTTGAGATTGTGACCAAtatgaaatttgatgaagAGCCCAATTACTCGAAGCTCATTTCGCTTTTTCATAATAGCATAGATTTTACTTCGTCAATACGTCCTATCCAAATTGATGGAGCTATTAAG GCGGGTCAAAAAAGGGGAAGATCACTTGCTGAGTTGGAAGATGGTGAGCAGCTTAAGAAGAAAATTCGGCTTGGTGCTCCAGCTTCTCAGTGGATCTCAATCTATAATTCCAGAACTTCGATGAAGCAGAG GTATCACTACAATGTTATGGATTCAAGACTCAACCAGCATGTCGAGAAGGGAAGGGAAGATGGCTTGTATATCAGCTGTGTAGCTTCATCTTTGAATCTGTGGGCCATTGTTATGGATGCAGGGACAGGGTTCACAGCTCAGGTTTTCAAGTTATCACCAATCTTTTTGCATAAG GAGTGGATAATGGAACAGTGGGACAAGAATTTCTACATCACTTCAGTTGCTGGTGCAGGCAATGGCAGTGCACTGGTTGTTATGTCAAAGG GTACACCCTACACGCAACAGTCCTACAAAGTTAGTGATGTCTTTCCTTTCAAATGGATTAATAAGAAGTGGAAAGAAGGCTTCTCTGTAACCTCAATGACCACTGCAGGCAGCAAATGGGGCATTGTCATGTCCCGTAATGCAGGCTATCCTAGTCAG GTTGTTGAACTTGATTTCCTCTATCCAAGTGAGGGAATTCATAGAAGATGGGAGAAAGGATATCGGATTACATCAGCAGCAGCTACACAGGACCAAGCTGCATTCATACTTAGTGCACCCAAGAGAAAATCACAAGATATAATGCAAGAAACTTTGCGTACAACTGCTTTTCCTAGTACCCATGTAAAG GATAAATGGTTGAAAAATCTGTATATTTCGTCTATTTGCTATGGGAGGACAGTGTCCTGA